The following coding sequences lie in one Metopolophium dirhodum isolate CAU chromosome 5, ASM1992520v1, whole genome shotgun sequence genomic window:
- the LOC132945113 gene encoding thymosin beta isoform X1, with protein sequence MSSPSLKDLPKVAFDLKNQLEGFNPDNMKKADTNEKIILPTAEDVKRERQHNDLIHGVNNFSADKLKRTDTLEKVILPNAQDVAAEKTQKAITEALIEGVGGFDTNKLKHTETQEKNPLPDKTVIEAEKEQQQLIAGIENFDTAKLKPTVTEEKNPLPTKEVIAEEKKA encoded by the exons atgaGTTCTCCGTCGTTAAAAGATCTGCCAAAGGTAGCATTCGACCTTAAAAATCAACTCGAGGGGTTCAATCCCGACAATATGAAAAAGGCCGATACTAATGAAAAAATCATTCTTCCTACTGCTGAag ACGTGAAACGCGAACGCCAACATAATGATCTCATCCATGGCGTCAATAACTTTAGCGCGGACAAGCTAAAAAGAACAGATACTCTGGAAAAAGTAATTTTGCCGAACGCTCAAG atGTAGCTGCAGAAAAAACCCAAAAAGCCATCACTGAAGCACTTATTGAAGGCGTTGGTGGGTTCGATACTAACAAATTGAAACACACCGAGACTCAAGAAAAAAATCCACTCCCTGATAAGACTG tgatcGAAGCCGAAAAGGAACAACAACAATTAATTGCCGGTATTGAGAACTTTGACACCGCAAAGTTGAAACCCACAGTAACTGAAGAAAAAAACCCATTGCCCACTAAAGAAG tcatagCTGAAGAGAAAAAAGCCTAA
- the LOC132945113 gene encoding thymosin beta isoform X2 gives MSSPSLKDLPKVAFDLKNQLEGFNPDNMKKADTNEKIILPTAEDVAAEKTQKAITEALIEGVGGFDTNKLKHTETQEKNPLPDKTVIEAEKEQQQLIAGIENFDTAKLKPTVTEEKNPLPTKEVIAEEKKA, from the exons atgaGTTCTCCGTCGTTAAAAGATCTGCCAAAGGTAGCATTCGACCTTAAAAATCAACTCGAGGGGTTCAATCCCGACAATATGAAAAAGGCCGATACTAATGAAAAAATCATTCTTCCTACTGCTGAag atGTAGCTGCAGAAAAAACCCAAAAAGCCATCACTGAAGCACTTATTGAAGGCGTTGGTGGGTTCGATACTAACAAATTGAAACACACCGAGACTCAAGAAAAAAATCCACTCCCTGATAAGACTG tgatcGAAGCCGAAAAGGAACAACAACAATTAATTGCCGGTATTGAGAACTTTGACACCGCAAAGTTGAAACCCACAGTAACTGAAGAAAAAAACCCATTGCCCACTAAAGAAG tcatagCTGAAGAGAAAAAAGCCTAA
- the LOC132944440 gene encoding ATP synthase subunit O, mitochondrial, translated as MASTKFTTVVRSLSSSSSSTQGMVKPPIKVFGIEGRYATALFSAGSKQNKLEAIEKDLIKFQTALKSDKVLKEFVDNPINKRSLKSSTLQLAAKKLALSPPSSNFLSMLAENGRLQKLNSIINSFKIIMAAHRGDLPCVVTTAKPLDAAEQQELKKTLQAFSKKGETIKLELKVDSSLIGGMIVSIGDKYVDMSVATKIKKYTEIIQDAV; from the exons ATGGCATCCACAAAATTCACTACAGtc GTGAGGTCGTTAAGCTCATCCTCAAGCTCAACCCAAGGAATGGTCAAa ccCCCAATTAAAGTATTTGGCATCGAAGGGCGTTATGCCACTGCTTTGTTTTCCGCCGGTAGCAAACAGAATAAATTGGAAGCCATCGAGAAAGATTTGATCAAATTTCAG acTGCATTAAAATCAGATAAAGTCCTTAAGGAGTTTGTTGATAACCCAATTAACAAAAGGTCATTAAAGTCTAGCACTTTACAATTGGCTGCAAAAAAACTTGCTCTTTCACCTCCGTCATCCAATTTTTTGA gcatGTTGGCTGAAAATGGAAGATTACAAAAACTTAATTCAATCATTAACAGTTTCAAAATTATCATGGCTGCACACCGAGGAGACTTGCCGTGTGTTGTAACAACAGCTAAG ccttTGGACGCAGCTGAACAACAGGaacttaaaaagacattgcAAGCGTTTTCGAAAAAAGGAGAGACAATCAAGTTAGAATTAAAAGTCGATTCATCACTTATTGGTGGAATGATAGTCAGCATTGGCGACAAATATGTCGATATGAGTGTTGCTACAAAAATTAAGAAGTACACCGAAATCATCCAGGATgccgtttaa
- the LOC132944439 gene encoding uncharacterized protein LOC132944439 isoform X1, which produces MSDDRSRNYNEYEHAPSTSGVNTRHSNSPEIFNRGSINRLDSTNDKIQEIARRSVTPSNTTKTNKKKTSKSDSNSSGIKVIRCSEQSPNNVDAAISNAENVLKSNEMSPIDRNTMLKNLCLSETVRVVSKNIVLAGSKKKGNKSRDENTSIRKNTHKVTSRIVNYGSSSSRMETDIDMDTGNTNINSSVDIGEESTDSLDSTSTTTVVPKLVISTPKTKNRVKRNSNSLLSSNSFCDFILTKSEDTASITFPSILENCDPAYKYVVSDRRIQDFIKNAKMMEPDNVLHAFDPTEIEEIINDEIILGTHYYLVKWKKWSRGFNTWERYGALYNSQKLLLKYIENKKTDEHTNRSKYVNGIELMMSRKIISMIFDLFRTETGLCLPGILPEVLTGVLNSHDDGPIRKQTLKLHTLQNYLTTISLGHFRQQQLIKLQKWEFDINSVTPGYQIKVENNIDLEGPPDLFAYITNYIPQTNIIIPDDPPIGCSCRRNCQSPEECCYEMSGCLKAYDKNKNIVVPPGNPVFECNKKCICTNACSNRVVQLGSNVNICIYKTRKYGWGIKSSQDIPKGQFVGKYIGEIITVEESEQRLKKGSSLLDNMWSLDFDDSQNYKYIIDGTHFANFTYFINHSCDANLNVYAVWINCLDRNLPELALFASRDISAGEQLTTDYFSRGNQDSLKKNGTKCQCDMKNCQGYYF; this is translated from the exons ATGTCTGATGACCGGTCCAGAAACTATAATGAATATGAGCATGCACCAAGTACTTCG GGTGTCAACACACGCCACAGCAACTCACCTGAAATATTTAATCGTGGTTCTATCAACAGATTAG ACTCAACAAATGACAAAATCCAAGAAATTGCAAGACGCAGTGTTACGCCGTCAAACACAACTAAgacaaataagaaaaaaacttcaaaatctgATTCAAATTCATCCGGGATTAAAGTTATTAGATGTTCTGAACAAAGTCCCAACAATGTTGATGCCGCTATATCCAATgcagaaaatgttttaaaaagtaatgaaatgAGTCCAATAGATCGAAATACTATGTTAAAAAATCTTTGCCTATCAGAAACTGTTAGAGTagttagtaaaaatattgttcttgcaggtagtaaaaaaaaaggaaacaaATCAAGAGATGAAAACACTTCAATCAGAAAAAATACTCATAAAGTTACAAGTCGTATAGTAAACTATGGTAGTTCAAGTAGCAGAATGGAAACTGATATTGATATGGACACGGGCAACACAAATATTAACTCTTCTGTTGACATCGGGGAAGAGTCTACTGATAGTTTGGATTCCACTTCAACAACTACTGTGGTTCCTAAGTTGGTAATATCAACtcccaaaactaaaaatagaGTAAAAAGAAATTCTAATAGTTTATTATCTTCTAATTCTTTCTGTGATTTTATACTAACAAAATCTGAAGATACTGCATCTATAACATTTCCGtctattttagaaaattgtgaTCCAGCATATAAATACGTAGTTTCTGATAGAAGAATacaagattttataaaaaatgcaaaaatgatGGAACCTGATAATGTTCTGCATGCCTTTGACCCAACAGAAATAGAGGAAATTATtaatgatgaaataattttaggtacGCACTACTATTTAGTGAAGTGGAAAAAATGGTCTAGAGGATTTAATACATGGGAACGTTACGGTGCTCTATATAATTCACAAAAACTCttacttaaatatattgaaaataaaaagactGATGAACATACAAATAGATCTAAATATGTAAATGGAATTGAACTTATGATGTCTAGAAAAATTATTTCCATGATATTTGATTTATTCAGAACTGAGACTGGCTTATGTCTGCCAGGAATTTTACCTGAAGTTTTAACTGGTGTGCTTAATAGTCACGATGATGGTCCTATTCGAAAACAAACATTAAAACTTCATAccctacaaaattatttgactACAATTTCTTTGGGTCACTTTAGACAACAACAGTTGATCAAACTCCAAAAGTGGGAATTTGACATTAATTCAGTAACTCCAGGTTATCAaattaaagtagaaaataaCATAGACCTTGAAGGACCACCAGATTTATTTGCATACATTACGAATTATATTCCTCaaacaaacattattataccAGATGATCCGCCTATTGGATGTTCTTGTAGAAGAAATTGTCAATCTCCTGAAGAGTGTTGCTATGAAATGTCTGGTTGTTTAAAAGCCTATGATAAGAATAAGAATATAGTGGTACCTCCTGGTAATCCAGtatttgaatgtaataaaaaatgtatatgtacaaATGCTTGCTCTAATAGGGTGGTCCAACTTGGTAgcaatgtaaatatttgtatttataagacAAGAAAATATGGCTGGGGTATCAAATCTTCCCAAGACATTCCAAAAGGACAATTTGTTGGTAAATATATTGGTGAAATTATCACAGTTGAAGAATCTGAACAACGTTTAAAAAAGGGGTCGTCTCTATTGGACAATATGTGGAGCTTGGACTTTGATGATTcacaaaactataaatatatcattgatGGAACACATTTTGCAAATTtcacttattttataaatcattcatGTGATGCGAACTTAAACGTTTATGCTGTATGGATTAATTGCCTTGATAGAAATCTTCCAGAGTTGGCCTTATTTGCTAGTAGAGATATTTCGGCTGGTGAACAGCTTACAACTGATTATTTTTCTCGGGGTAATCAAgattctttgaaaaaaaatggcaCTAAATGTCAATGTGATATGAAAAACTGCCAAgggtattatttttaa
- the LOC132944439 gene encoding histone-lysine N-methyltransferase SUV39H2-like isoform X2, translated as MSDDRSRNYNEYEHAPSTSGVNTRHSNSPEIFNRGSINRLDSTNDKIQEIARRSVTPSNTTKTNKKKTSKSDSNSSGIKVIRCSEQSPNNVDAAISNAENVLKSSKKKGNKSRDENTSIRKNTHKVTSRIVNYGSSSSRMETDIDMDTGNTNINSSVDIGEESTDSLDSTSTTTVVPKLVISTPKTKNRVKRNSNSLLSSNSFCDFILTKSEDTASITFPSILENCDPAYKYVVSDRRIQDFIKNAKMMEPDNVLHAFDPTEIEEIINDEIILGTHYYLVKWKKWSRGFNTWERYGALYNSQKLLLKYIENKKTDEHTNRSKYVNGIELMMSRKIISMIFDLFRTETGLCLPGILPEVLTGVLNSHDDGPIRKQTLKLHTLQNYLTTISLGHFRQQQLIKLQKWEFDINSVTPGYQIKVENNIDLEGPPDLFAYITNYIPQTNIIIPDDPPIGCSCRRNCQSPEECCYEMSGCLKAYDKNKNIVVPPGNPVFECNKKCICTNACSNRVVQLGSNVNICIYKTRKYGWGIKSSQDIPKGQFVGKYIGEIITVEESEQRLKKGSSLLDNMWSLDFDDSQNYKYIIDGTHFANFTYFINHSCDANLNVYAVWINCLDRNLPELALFASRDISAGEQLTTDYFSRGNQDSLKKNGTKCQCDMKNCQGYYF; from the exons ATGTCTGATGACCGGTCCAGAAACTATAATGAATATGAGCATGCACCAAGTACTTCG GGTGTCAACACACGCCACAGCAACTCACCTGAAATATTTAATCGTGGTTCTATCAACAGATTAG ACTCAACAAATGACAAAATCCAAGAAATTGCAAGACGCAGTGTTACGCCGTCAAACACAACTAAgacaaataagaaaaaaacttcaaaatctgATTCAAATTCATCCGGGATTAAAGTTATTAGATGTTCTGAACAAAGTCCCAACAATGTTGATGCCGCTATATCCAATgcagaaaatgttttaaaaa gtagtaaaaaaaaaggaaacaaATCAAGAGATGAAAACACTTCAATCAGAAAAAATACTCATAAAGTTACAAGTCGTATAGTAAACTATGGTAGTTCAAGTAGCAGAATGGAAACTGATATTGATATGGACACGGGCAACACAAATATTAACTCTTCTGTTGACATCGGGGAAGAGTCTACTGATAGTTTGGATTCCACTTCAACAACTACTGTGGTTCCTAAGTTGGTAATATCAACtcccaaaactaaaaatagaGTAAAAAGAAATTCTAATAGTTTATTATCTTCTAATTCTTTCTGTGATTTTATACTAACAAAATCTGAAGATACTGCATCTATAACATTTCCGtctattttagaaaattgtgaTCCAGCATATAAATACGTAGTTTCTGATAGAAGAATacaagattttataaaaaatgcaaaaatgatGGAACCTGATAATGTTCTGCATGCCTTTGACCCAACAGAAATAGAGGAAATTATtaatgatgaaataattttaggtacGCACTACTATTTAGTGAAGTGGAAAAAATGGTCTAGAGGATTTAATACATGGGAACGTTACGGTGCTCTATATAATTCACAAAAACTCttacttaaatatattgaaaataaaaagactGATGAACATACAAATAGATCTAAATATGTAAATGGAATTGAACTTATGATGTCTAGAAAAATTATTTCCATGATATTTGATTTATTCAGAACTGAGACTGGCTTATGTCTGCCAGGAATTTTACCTGAAGTTTTAACTGGTGTGCTTAATAGTCACGATGATGGTCCTATTCGAAAACAAACATTAAAACTTCATAccctacaaaattatttgactACAATTTCTTTGGGTCACTTTAGACAACAACAGTTGATCAAACTCCAAAAGTGGGAATTTGACATTAATTCAGTAACTCCAGGTTATCAaattaaagtagaaaataaCATAGACCTTGAAGGACCACCAGATTTATTTGCATACATTACGAATTATATTCCTCaaacaaacattattataccAGATGATCCGCCTATTGGATGTTCTTGTAGAAGAAATTGTCAATCTCCTGAAGAGTGTTGCTATGAAATGTCTGGTTGTTTAAAAGCCTATGATAAGAATAAGAATATAGTGGTACCTCCTGGTAATCCAGtatttgaatgtaataaaaaatgtatatgtacaaATGCTTGCTCTAATAGGGTGGTCCAACTTGGTAgcaatgtaaatatttgtatttataagacAAGAAAATATGGCTGGGGTATCAAATCTTCCCAAGACATTCCAAAAGGACAATTTGTTGGTAAATATATTGGTGAAATTATCACAGTTGAAGAATCTGAACAACGTTTAAAAAAGGGGTCGTCTCTATTGGACAATATGTGGAGCTTGGACTTTGATGATTcacaaaactataaatatatcattgatGGAACACATTTTGCAAATTtcacttattttataaatcattcatGTGATGCGAACTTAAACGTTTATGCTGTATGGATTAATTGCCTTGATAGAAATCTTCCAGAGTTGGCCTTATTTGCTAGTAGAGATATTTCGGCTGGTGAACAGCTTACAACTGATTATTTTTCTCGGGGTAATCAAgattctttgaaaaaaaatggcaCTAAATGTCAATGTGATATGAAAAACTGCCAAgggtattatttttaa
- the LOC132945435 gene encoding uncharacterized protein LOC132945435 isoform X3: MRKNAASSYKLYYISNDVDNGTFIGILSRPEEGYPDLVVAYTFPGNEEQFQRMLFSTEYINWQKKPLFQAVPLRMKAIVETIIEEKGLKSKLYFNAVLKWMPADVAARLDYEIPDDVFIDQLSVDHIDFIYSLWTHSDVYPKSDLWDTVRFNIGLGVFSRLNGELLAWVMCGSYGGLSTLMVQPDYRGRGFGKLILLAVTKVMGESGVSPYGLINEKNKVSLGLFKNVGYVKHSTPLPCIEVEDPDSSGP, encoded by the exons ATGCGCAAAAATGCGGCATCGAGttacaaattatactatatttctaATGACGTTGACAATGGAACATTTATTGGGATTTTATCACGACCC gAAGAAGGGTATCCAGACCTCGTAGTTGCATACACTTTCCCGGGAAATGAAGAACAATTCCAAAGGATGCTGTTTAGCACTGAGTACATCAACTGGCAGAAGAAACCACTATTCCAAGCTGTACCGTTGAGGATGAAGGCCATCGTGGAAACGATAATTGAGGAAAAGGGATTGAAGAGTAAACTATACTTCAATGCTGTGCTTAAGTGGATGCCAGCCGATGTAGCCGCCAGATTAGACTATGA GATTCCAGATGATGTTTTTATTGACCAATTGAGCGTGGATCATATAGACTTTATTTATTCGCTATGGACTCACAGCGACGTTTACCCCAAGTCCGATCTTTGGGATACAGTAAGGTTCAACATTGGTTTAGGTGTATTCAGCCGGCTTAATGGCGAGCTATTGGCGTGGGTCATGTGTGGCAGTTATGGAGGTCTTAGTACTTTGATGGTTCAGCCAGATTACAGAGGACGTGGATTTGGTAAGCTGATTTTGTTGGCAGTCACAAAGGTAATGGGTGAGAGTGGCGTCTCTCCTTATGGACTTATTAATGAAAAGAACAAAGTTTCGTTGGGTCTATTTAAGAACGTTGGCTATGTCAAACATTCAACGCCATTACCATGCATAGAAGTCGAAGATCCGGATTCTAGTGGGCCATAA